Proteins encoded in a region of the Candidatus Methylomirabilis tolerans genome:
- a CDS encoding recombinase family protein: protein MSSPTTPTLRPKQVALCYVRLSQARDGDDAVSPERQRANILAKCHELGYEPEWYQDVDGHKSGRDVKNRPGWQALSRRLGSPDVVALIGNDLARFHRKGWRVGDLVEFVEEHNIALILAAPGRQIDTTSPMGKVFVYLTAIFDEFYADDISHRVKDSILHRKNLGKSIGKPPFGATRDKAGYLMPNNDDGAWWLIEGRYVSGDPAAPPAPDAVWRTYYESAYRALVLFAEGNIGIEKLSYTLNEEGFPFCDRTGVPRRWCRDDVRRVVANWPEYGGLVFDQPAKARAVQTRTEVDAIHLDADKAVFPVDLLKKVAYVRSERTLLALDRGKKSAAYPYPLSYITRCAHCEELVQRENDPRLRTHLAGTGRNYGRVYRHKPGVNCGCEYRSVTCEMLEEDFGKLIKGLVVNEEALTLMVELAEQNAETSDQPKKSDTTQTRQRSILKLKKKIENLKTLFREAEIDETEYRTLLADYRSELAYWEAYTTQREQVALQLSMCLDVIDKVARLWDLAEAEERRSMAHNLFEYIVYNLDTQRIVDFRLKPWANRFLVLRAALYTEENVQKKASTSGRRNVPHTGFEPVFWP from the coding sequence ATGTCCTCACCCACTACTCCTACCCTACGGCCAAAACAAGTCGCGCTCTGCTATGTGCGTCTCTCGCAGGCGCGAGATGGTGATGACGCTGTTAGCCCTGAACGTCAACGTGCCAATATTCTGGCGAAATGCCACGAACTCGGTTATGAGCCAGAATGGTATCAAGATGTGGATGGTCACAAATCGGGTCGAGATGTGAAAAACCGTCCGGGTTGGCAAGCACTCAGCCGACGCTTGGGTAGCCCTGATGTGGTGGCCCTAATCGGCAATGACTTAGCACGGTTTCATCGAAAAGGCTGGCGTGTGGGTGATCTTGTTGAGTTTGTTGAGGAACACAATATCGCGCTAATTTTGGCGGCTCCGGGACGGCAGATTGATACTACGTCGCCCATGGGTAAGGTCTTTGTTTACCTCACGGCCATTTTTGATGAATTCTATGCGGACGATATTTCACACCGCGTCAAAGACAGCATTCTCCATCGCAAAAATCTGGGCAAGAGTATTGGTAAACCGCCATTCGGGGCGACCCGCGATAAGGCAGGTTACTTGATGCCCAACAACGATGATGGAGCGTGGTGGTTGATTGAAGGTCGCTATGTCTCAGGCGACCCTGCTGCTCCACCTGCTCCGGATGCGGTTTGGCGCACCTACTACGAGAGCGCCTATCGCGCTCTAGTTCTCTTTGCTGAAGGGAATATTGGCATAGAGAAACTCTCCTATACCTTGAATGAGGAAGGCTTTCCCTTCTGTGATCGCACAGGTGTACCGCGCCGCTGGTGTCGGGATGATGTGCGGCGGGTGGTTGCTAACTGGCCGGAATATGGTGGGCTGGTTTTTGACCAGCCTGCGAAAGCCCGTGCAGTGCAGACCCGCACTGAAGTGGATGCTATTCATCTCGATGCGGATAAGGCCGTCTTCCCGGTTGATTTGCTCAAGAAAGTCGCCTATGTACGGAGTGAGCGCACCCTCCTAGCGCTAGATCGTGGCAAGAAGTCGGCAGCCTACCCTTATCCTCTCAGCTATATCACGCGCTGTGCTCATTGTGAAGAACTGGTGCAACGGGAAAATGATCCCCGCCTGCGAACCCACCTCGCTGGTACAGGGCGTAATTACGGCAGAGTCTATCGTCACAAACCCGGGGTCAACTGCGGGTGTGAGTATCGTTCCGTAACGTGCGAAATGTTGGAGGAAGATTTCGGCAAACTCATCAAGGGGTTGGTCGTCAATGAAGAGGCGCTAACACTGATGGTCGAACTGGCAGAGCAGAATGCAGAAACCAGCGACCAACCGAAAAAATCAGATACTACCCAAACCCGTCAGCGCAGCATTCTTAAACTCAAAAAGAAGATTGAGAACCTGAAGACCTTGTTTCGTGAAGCCGAGATTGATGAAACTGAATATCGCACACTATTGGCAGATTACCGCTCTGAACTCGCCTACTGGGAGGCGTACACGACCCAACGGGAACAGGTCGCCTTACAGTTATCTATGTGCCTCGATGTGATTGACAAAGTAGCCCGGCTGTGGGACTTAGCTGAGGCTGAAGAACGCCGCAGCATGGCACATAATTTATTTGAGTACATCGTATATAATTTAGATACGCAGCGGATTGTTGATTTTCGCTTAAAGCCTTGGGCGAATAGATTTTTGGTGCTAAGGGCCGCGTTGTACACTGAGGAAAATGTGCAAAAAAAAGCCTCCACAAGTGGGAGGCGTAATGTGCCCCATACGGGATTCGAACCCGTGTTTTGGCCTTGA